Proteins encoded by one window of Ulvibacter sp. MAR_2010_11:
- a CDS encoding twin-arginine translocase TatA/TatE family subunit, with protein MNALLIPLAIGPWQIALIVVIVLLLFGGRKIPELMRGLGSGIKEFKDASKEDPNDKKIDEKK; from the coding sequence ATGAATGCATTACTTATACCCCTAGCTATTGGTCCTTGGCAAATTGCATTAATCGTAGTGATTGTTTTATTGTTATTTGGAGGAAGAAAAATTCCGGAATTAATGCGAGGTTTAGGCTCCGGTATTAAAGAATTTAAGGATGCTTCGAAAGAAGATCCGAACGATAAAAAAATTGACGAAAAGAAATAA
- a CDS encoding DUF4837 family protein, whose translation MKSISLVLLTFILFTSCSESGKKDRSYLPTSNGNINALQVIIDNDIWNGAVGETIREYLAAPADGLPQEEPLYSINQMPPSTYTGFARKYRLFLHVTIAEKEGFVIDEDPYAKPQTGVFVSAPSEARLVELISENHQKILEAFKASEIIEKQRRIKISLKELDSLKERLGVTLNVPSAYRISLATENFYWLRKDLKSGSTNIIIYEVPMSMIGKDSAIVGDIIKIRDSIGAGYMPVEDEGEFITEEAYAPYLFSSEIDGKFAYETKGTWEVKDKYMAGPFLNYAVKDEANNRYIILEGFTYAPSVAKRDLQFELEAILKSAKID comes from the coding sequence ATGAAATCAATTTCTCTAGTCCTTCTCACCTTTATTTTGTTTACTTCTTGTTCAGAATCGGGTAAAAAGGACAGGTCGTATTTGCCAACATCCAATGGAAATATAAACGCACTTCAGGTAATTATTGACAATGACATATGGAATGGAGCTGTTGGAGAAACTATCCGGGAATACTTAGCCGCTCCGGCCGACGGACTTCCACAGGAAGAGCCGCTTTATTCTATCAATCAGATGCCGCCCTCTACCTATACGGGCTTTGCAAGAAAATATCGCCTTTTTTTACATGTAACTATAGCTGAAAAGGAAGGATTTGTTATCGATGAAGATCCTTATGCTAAACCTCAAACAGGTGTTTTTGTATCGGCGCCTTCTGAAGCTCGCCTGGTCGAATTGATATCTGAAAATCATCAGAAAATTTTAGAGGCATTTAAGGCATCGGAAATTATTGAAAAGCAAAGGCGAATAAAAATTTCACTAAAAGAATTAGACTCTTTGAAAGAACGTTTGGGGGTAACTTTAAATGTTCCTTCGGCCTATAGAATATCACTGGCTACCGAAAACTTTTACTGGCTGCGAAAGGATTTAAAATCCGGCAGCACTAATATCATCATTTATGAAGTCCCCATGAGCATGATTGGAAAAGATTCGGCTATTGTGGGAGACATTATTAAAATACGGGACTCTATTGGTGCGGGTTATATGCCCGTTGAGGACGAAGGGGAGTTTATTACAGAGGAAGCCTATGCACCGTATTTGTTTTCTAGTGAGATAGACGGGAAATTTGCCTATGAAACCAAGGGAACTTGGGAAGTAAAAGATAAATATATGGCCGGACCCTTTTTAAACTATGCGGTGAAGGACGAGGCTAACAACAGGTATATAATTTTAGAGGGCTTCACCTATGCCCCTTCGGTAGCGAAGCGGGACTTACAATTTGAACTGGAAGCAATCTTGAAATCGGCCAAAATAGACTGA